The genomic segment AAATCTGACAAAAAAGACGAAGAAATGGCAAGCGATTTATCCATTCGAACTGGTTTAAGCGGAAAATTATTGTTAAATTTATTATAATCAATTATGAAAGTGTCCATTTTAATGTGCGTTTACAACTCTGAAACATACTTAAAAAGATGCATTCAGAGTATTCAAAATCAGACATATAGAGATTTTGAAGCCATAATTATTGACGATGGCTCAACAGATCTCACGTCAAAGATTTTGGATGATATTAAAGATAGTAGATTTCGAATCTTTCACAGGCAGCATGGCTATATTACATCTCTAAATTATGGCCTTCAAATTGTACGAGGTGAATATATTGCAAGAATGGATGCTGATGATATAATGATGCCAAATAGAATAGAAACACAAGTTAATGTACTTGATAATAATCCAGAAGTAGCAGTTTGCTCTTCTTGGATTAAAATATTTGGCGAAGGACTTGAAGAAAAAAATATAAAAAAAGCAAGTGGCAAGTTAGATTGTCCCTATGTACAATTGCTTGATAGTAATTATATTTGTCATCCAGCAACAATGATAAGAAAAAATTTCATTGATAAACATCACATACAATATAAGGAATACATCCATGCCGAAGATTATAAATTATGGTGTGACATAGCATTGGCTGGAGGCGACTTTTGGATTATTCCAGAAGTTCTATTAGCATATAGAATATCTTCTGGACAGGTATCAAGCAAGTATTATCATGAGCAAAACAAAACAGCCATGAAGATAAAAAAAGAAATATTATTAACAATACTAAACGATGACAAGATAACTTGTCATGAAGAATTACAAAAAATATACTTGGAATTGGAAAAAATTAACAATATGAGATTATTATCAGGAAACACTATATTTCATATTATCAGTGTTTTGTCCAAAGAAATTCATACTTATAATAGAAAATGAAATTTCCACACTACGTACAACATGATTCTTCGGATTGTGGTCCCACTTGTCTTCGAATGATTGCCAAGTATTATGGTAAGACATATTCTTCGGAGATGCTTCGGAACCATAGTTTCATCTCTCGTGAAGGAGTGTCAATGCTTGGAATCAGTGATGCAGCTGAATATATAGGCTTTAGGACACTTGGAGTTAAGATTACATTCGACCAGTTAGCTAATGAAGCGATGTTGCCATGTATCCTTCATTGGAATCAAAAACATTTTGTAGTTTGCTATGACATAAAAAAGAATTGGCGTGGCAAATACAATATATGGATTGCTGACCCTGCATCTCAAAAACTTTGTTACTCGGAAGATGAATTTAAGAGATGCTGGCTGTCTACAAGGGAGGATAATGAAGAATGTGGAACTGCATTATTACTTGAACCAACGCCAGATTTCGGAAAAAGAGAAGATGAAATAAGGAAGAATAAAAGTGTCACATCGTTTTTTAGATACTTTTTCCCATACAAAAAATTACTCTTGCAACTTATTCTTGCAATGGTTGCAGGTAGCTTATTTAGTCTTGCTTTTCCATTTTTAACTCAGGCTATGGTTGATAAAGGAATCAATGGTCGTGACATGAGTATTGTAACCTTAATTCTCATTTCACAGTTGATGCTGTTTTTTGCACAACTATTCATTGGTTTTATCCGTAGTTGGATTCTTCTTTATATAAATTCACGGATTGACATATCGCTTATTTCAGATTTTCTTATTAAACTTATGAATATGCCGTTACACTTCTTTGATACAAAGAATACTGGCGACATAATGCAGCGTATAGGTGATCATGGAAGAATAAAAGGCTTTCTGATGGGAAACTCAATAAGTATGGTATTCCAAGCTGTGAATCTCGTTATTTTCACAGGAATACTTGCTTATTTCAATTTGAAGATACTTTTTATATTTCTTACAGGAAACATTTTGCATGTACTTTGGATTCTGATATTCATGAAATATAGGAGAGAACTTGATCTTAAAAGATTCAACCAATCCACGAATAACCAAAATAAAATTATTCAGTTAATCCAAGGGATGCAGGATATCAAATTAAATAATTGTGAACGACAAAAAAGGTGGGAATGGGAAAAGATTCAGGTAAATCTCTTCAAAATAAGCGTAAAAGGTCTGAAGATAGGCCAGATTCAACAGTCTGGCTCTATTTTTTTTACAAAAGCAACTGACATTATTGTATCTTTCATTGCAGCAAGTGCAGTTATTAATGGAGATATGACGCTTGGTATGATGATGTCTCTTACATTTATACTCGGTCAAGTTGCTGGTCCAATATATGAATTTATTAGTTTCGCTCAATCATTGCAAGATGCCAAGATTAGTCTTGAACGCTTAAATGAAATACATTCTCAAGAAGATGAGGAACAAAATATCGGAGACAAATTATCTGTTTTACCGCAAACAATGGATATTGAATTTAAAAATGTAAAATTCAGTTATAGTGGAGCAGATAGAGACTTTGCCATAGATGATATAAACCTTATGATACCTGAACATAAGGTAACTGCAATCGTTGGTGAAAGTGGTTGTGGAAAAACCACACTAATCAAATTACTGCAAGGATTTTATGTACCAAATAGTGGTAGTATTACAATCGGGGGGGTTGCTTTGTCTTCAATAAATCCACATTTGTGGCGGCGTGCAACAGGTTCCGTTATGCAAGAAAGCTTTATATTCTCTGATACTATAGCTAAAAATATAGCAATGTGTACGGATGATGTGGATGTCAATCGTTTGTATTATGCTGCTACTATGGCAAAAGCAAATGATTTTATCACTGCATTTCCTATGGGTTATAATACTAAAATCGGAATGGAAGGAAACGGAGTAAGCCAGGGACAACGTCAGAGAATACTTATTGCACGTGCAATATACAAGAATCCTGAATTAATATTCTTTGACGAAGCGACTAATGCTCTTGACACTACTAACGAGAGTGAGATAATGAATAATCTTCGTGAATTCTATAAGGGCAAAACTGTCGTAGTTGCAGCACATAGATTGAGTACAGTAAAAGATGCTGACCAGATAATCGTCATGAAACATGCAAAAATCGTTGAGACTGGTACTCATGCAGAACTTATAGCAAAACGTGGAGAGTATTACACATTAGTAAAGAATCAATTAGACCTAAATGCATAAACATTTATTGTCAATGGAAGAAATGGAAAGTAAATACTTACCAGTCATAGAACTGAGAAGTGAAGAAGTTCAGGAGTTGATGGACAGAAAACCATCCTTTATCTTGAGCTATGGAATTGGTGTGGTTCTGTTTTTGTTGTGTTGCTCTTTTGCAGCAAGTAAATTCGTGCCATATCCAGATGAACTAAAGGTTAATGTAATACTTTCACCAAATGTAAATACAAAGAAGTTCGTAAATACAAGAGATGTTGAAGTTCTTTATATCACTCCAAATCTTGAATCAAAAGTCTGCAATGGTGATACGCTTGGAGTTTTTGCATACGAAAATGATACTATGTCATTTGTTAGTCCGTATAACGGTATTGCATATAGAACTGGAGGCTATAATTGTGGAGATATTATCAAGTCTGGTAACCTTACCATACTTGTGTCGGATTGCGAGAGTCACACTTCTACTGTTTATGCTTACTCGTCTGTCAATATGGAAAGTGCAAAAAGAATAAGACGTGGCATGAGTATGACAACAGAAGGAGATAAGGATGAATATGTGGTAAAAGAATTATCATCAATTCCAGATGTGAATGGGTTATATACCATCGTATTTACAAAAAAGTTTAAGCAGAGACAGAAGATTATGACACAACAGGAAACGGCTGGAAGCATTACACTTGATAACACAAATGTATATGACAGATTCTTTGCTCACGGGATTAAAACTATGATAAAAATATGAATAAATGATATCTATTTCTTTGAAAAAAGGCGTAAGCAAAATTGTACAGTTCTTATCTACTTAATGTTTAATGGGAAACTGTCGATAAATACGAGACGAGATACGAGGAGTGTGAAAGGGATAATATATTCTATCATCCTATAATAGATTTTAGTATCTTTTCATAAAAATAACTGTAAAATGAAACAAGCAATTCTTTTACTCTCTAACAAAACAGATTATGTTGTACATGAGAGGTATAGCAAGTTGGCGAAAGATTATGGTCATAAGGCTGATGTCTATTTGCTTTTTGACATTACTAAAGGGTATAACAAACAGGATTTGGTACACTTTGAACGCGTATATTCCTTTGACGTGAACTCAATGATAGATGATGGTTATATTGCCTTGATAGAAGGTTTTCTTGGGAATTGCCACTATCCAGTATTGGTATTTCATAAAGAACACCCAGAATATGACTATTGTTGGATTGTGGAGGATGACGTTATTTTTACTGGCAATTGGAGTGTTCTGTTTGAGTCTTTTTCAGATGATTCGTCGGATTTGATTGCCACCAGAATACGTACTTATGAAGATGAACCTGCATGGTCCTGGTGGCGGTCGATGAGGGCTGGCGAAGGCGTTACACTTACTAAAGATAAAATGTATGCCTGTTTCATTCCCATCTATCGTCTTTCTGCAAGAGCAATAGAATGTCTTGACGTAGAAATGCGCAATGGATGGCGAGGACATTTTGAAGGTGTCGTTCCAACAGTCTTAATTAAAAATGGACTGACATTAAGAGACTTGAATGGTAAAGGATATGGATTGGCCGAACGTGTTAATCCTCATTTTTATTCAGACAGTACACATGACTGCTCGCCATTGCATGTACAGTCATTTAAAAAGAATATGATTTATCATCCTATAAAAGAAAAGGTAAGTAAAAAAACATATCAACGTTATTGTTTACTATCTGTTGTTGGAGAATACAGCATACATAAAGAATGGATAACAGGTAATGTGAGAAGAAATTATGACGTTCATCTAATAGTCAATGACATGTCGTTTGGCAAACATTATGATGATGCAGACTTTGTGTATGGTAAAGCTGGTAGAAAGATAGAATTGATAAAAGATTACTTCGATAACCACAAATATCTGCTTAATCAATATGACTATTTCTTCATCATTGATGAAATGTGTAGAATGAACGTGGAACAAATAAATGAGTTGTTTATAGAAATGGCACAAAATAACTATGAGTTTTCTCTTTTAGGCATGACCATGCCGTGTCTAAGACAGGATGCGATGATGCAAGCGATAGAAAGTGATCCAGAAAGATCAATAATGTTCTTTGAATAAACAAGACTATGAAATATGATTATCTCACAGTTGGCTCAGGATTATTTGGAGTCACATTCGCATATTGCGCAAAGCAAGCAGGTAAATCAGTTTTAGTAATTGATTCTCGTCCTCATATTGGAGGAAACGTGTATCAGGAGAATGTGGAGGGCATAAACGTACATAAGTATGGCCCTCACGTTTTCCATACATCCAATGAAGAGGTGTGGAAGTTCGTAAATCAGTTTACTAAGTTCAATCACTTTGAGTTGCACACTATTGCCAACTACAAAGGAGAACTGTACAACCTACCATTCAATATGAATACTTTCCATCAGATGTGGGAAATATGTACACCAGAGGAAGCGGAGAAAAAGATTAAAGATGCAAGACGAGAGGCAAAAGAACTATTGAAGTTTGACGAGCCTCGTAATCTTGAAGAACAAGCATTGTCTCTTGTTGGACGTGATATTTACAAGAAACTTATCAAGGAATACACGGAAAAGCAATGGGGACGTAAATGTACGGACTTGCCATCATTCATTATTCGTCGCCTCCCTGTAAGGTTCACATACGACAACAACTACTTCAACGATATCTATCAAGGCATTCCTATTGATGGATATAACAAAATGATTGAAAAGATGCTTGAAGGTGTGGACGTAATGCTCAACACCAATTTTTTTGATAGTAATGATGATAAGCCAAATTGCAAGAACTGGAGGAACTTTGCAGATAAGTTGGTATATACCGGCAAGATTGATGATTTTTTCGGTAATTGTTATGGCAATCTTGATTATCGTACAGTTAGGTTTGAAACAGAAATAATAAATAAACCCAACTATCAGGGCGTTGCCATTATGAACTTCACTTCGCATGATGCTCCATACACACGTATCATGGAGCATAAGCACTTTGAGAAGTTCGGCAATGAAGTATATGACAATCCCAAGACGGCCATCACTCGTGAATACTCTGTAGAATACGAAACTGGCATGGAACCGTACTACCCTATCAACAATGACAGGAATATGGAACTATATGCAAAATATAAGGCTTTGGCGGATAAGGAAACAGATATTATCTTTGGCGGTCGTTTAGCTGAATACAAGTACTACGATATGGCTCCTACAATTGAAAATGCATTAAAAACTTGGAAAAAACACATGATCGTTTGATGTGTTTCCACCATTCAAAGAAGTTATATTCAATCACAATCTATTTCAAAATCGGGCTACTTCAAAGTAGTCCGATTTTACTTTATATTTCCTTTACTCATTCTTGATACTATCAAAAATAAAGAAGAAAACATATTATTTAGCGTTATTGTATTTCTGTAATACATTTGTAATGAAGACAAGTAGTATTTGGGGGTCAAAATACTGACCTGTATCGTTCCATTTACAGGAAATGTGCAGATGTGCACCAGTCGTATGCTTACCCGTATTTCCGCTGACGGCAATCTTCTGTCCTGCAAATACTTTTTGTCCTTTCTGCACATCAATTCTTGACAAATGTAGAAACGAACATTCACAAACTCCGTAATTGACAGTGACGAAATATCCACCTCCAGTTGAATATGAAGCAGCAGTCACGATACCAGGAAACATCGAATAGACATTCTCATACCTCGCTTTTAGGTCAATGCCATTATGCATGATATACCTATGACAAATAGGATGCAAACGCATTCCGAACTCAGAATTAACATGGATTCTATTGAGTGGATAGGAAACATGGGAACTGATATTCTTCCGTCCTTCCATTCCAGAAGCACCACCAGAATTAAATAACATACAGTCCGTATTCTCAACTTTCCTTATACTATCCTTTGGAACAACCCTATGTTCTGAAGGATATTTCTTTGTATAGATAGCATGTCGATTCTTCCCTACTCCAATGGTATTGAACTGCGCAAGGCAGATTGTCTGGACAAATGCCGACGTGAGAAGCATAAGTATTGTACGTTTCATGGTGCAAAGTTACCATTCTTGTTTTACTCGGAAAAACAGACGCATACATTATGTGCTCATTATAACATTTGATAAGTTTTGAGTATGATTTCTTCTGCAAAATTATACTCAAATGTTATCAAGACTCAAAATCGACCTGATTTAGTATTTTCTTCAGCTAAGATGAATAATTATGGTGTACCTTCGCAGCCAAAATTATTTCATCAACTGATAAAAATTGAAGAAAAATGCAGTTTACCGAGAACGAAATTCCATTCCAGACCCTTGACCGTTTGGGTCTGACCCGTGAAATGATTGAAGACCTCCCTGTCAGGATTACCAATGACATTCTCGAAGGAAGACGCTCGCCCGTACTTCCTATTATGGTTATTGACCAAGAGGGCAATGAGGTCAAGAGTCGTAGCCGCTTCAAGCTCATCCGCAAGGATGACGGCAATGTTGATGCGCTCTTCTATCCTGAGATAGAGAAAGCGGATCTCAGACTGTTCTCAGAGCAGAACCGCGCTCTCTTAGAAAAAGGTAAGACTATCATTGCCACCATTCCAGATAAGAATGGCAGCATGGTACGCTCCTTTGTACAGATTGACAACGAGACCAACCAGGTATTGTCTGCCCCAGTTCAGGTTATCGCCCGTAACCTCCAGTTCATTTCAGAGGATATCCATTTGAGCGAAGCTGAGTTTAACAACCTCCAGAATGGTGAGCCTGTCACCTTCGTCCGTGACGACGATGACGAACCTATCACTGTTGGTATTGACCTTAGCAACCGCACTGGAGTACGTGTATCTCCGGGCGATGCCAAGATGTGGAGCGAACAGCGAACCCGTGATTGGGACAAATTCACCTTTGGCATCTACGGCTGCTGGGTCATGGGTGAAGACGGCAATCTTGATTACGTCAAGGAAGAGGACTACACCGATGAACTCTGGAATGAGCAGAGAAAAGCAGGTCTCAGAAGCATGGGACACATGCGCTAATCAGAAACAAAACCCTAAAAAGAAAGGACAATGGCTACAAACAAGTATTATTCCGAAAGTGAGTTGGTTCAGAAGAAGCAGAGCGGTGAATTTAACTGGCTCGACTATGTGAACCATCACTCCAAAGAATGGCAGAACGAATATGCTGACTTCTGTAGAGAACGCGGACTGTCTGTTAGCGATGAGTCTGCAGAAAAGTTCGTTGACTACAAAGGAGAAGAACTTGAAAAGGCACTGGCTGATGGCAATGCCTGATTGTTGAACCTAAACAACACTATTATGTCGATACGTTCCAATTCTCTACCACTGAGAGGCGATTTGTCGCCAGAGCTGCAAGACATCCTCAGACGTAATGGTATGCAAGCGCACATCATCCGTCAGGGCGATGGCTTCCAGTTGGCAGTTCAAGGGCATGACTCTCCGCTTCTCACCTATCCCATCTCTGCACAGCAAATGAAAGCCATGACAGACTGGGGTACGAATTATGCCAACAAGAATGCTTACAACACCTTTGCGGCGCTTGTCGGCAATGACTTTTATGTTCCAAGGAACTTCGTACACGCTCGTAATGCCAACGGACGTGTTGCCATGGGACTTCACGGCTATAGGATTGGTGTCGGTGAATATGGCCGTATGGCTTGGGACAGACGTGGGCTGCATCCCATGTGGGGACTGCATGACCATTTCTTCTTGGGCTGGACACCTCGACAGCAAGCAGGTTTTCACATGCGACGTGTCGGTGGTGCGCTCTTCATGCAGGGTGCTCCAATGGTTCCAGACCGTCCCGATGGTCGAATCAAACCAGGAGAGTTGCAGAATGGCGGTTACGGCTTCTACTACAAGGGACAGCAGACTGCCGTACAGCCTCCGAAGCAAGATGTGCTGGCTGAACTTCAGACAGTCATCACTCCTATGGAGGTGGCTCCACGTAAGTTGGAACCAGCAAAGCCTTATAATGAGCTTATCACCTCGAAGGTCTATTTCTCCAATGAGAAGTTCAAGGAGTGTCTGGACAGTCACGGCATCGTGATTGATCCTGAGAAGAAGACTCTCACCATCCAGTCCTCTGCCACTAAGCAGGATTTCGTCTATGACCTGACAGAGGATGAAGTCAAGAAGCTGACCAGCAATTCCATCAAGGAAGTGCCTGTACAGCAGCGTCTCGACATCCTCAACAATGTCATCAAAGGCGACTTCAGCGAGAAGATTACGATGGATATGCTTAATTCCAAGGAGCAGATTGGCATTAAGCTGAAGCCTGAAGTCGAAGCAGAACTGAATGACCGCCAAACACAGATTCTGGAACAGGCAAATATTCCCCTGACTATGGACGGCAGACAGGTTCAGTTAGAACCAGAAGACCGTTCCGTTGCTCATGTTGACGGCAATGCCCTCTATGAACTCAATGAGGGCAAGGCATGGTATCGTGAAGGAAAACATGGTCGTGAAGTCAATGTCGATGACATCAAGGTTGAGCCAGTCAGGAATGAAAAGGGCGAAATCGAGAAGGATGCCAAAGGCGAAGCCAAGTACCGCATGACAGCGGTCATCAATGGTGAGAGCATCAGCCATGAGATTACTCAGAAGCAGTATGATAAGTTCATGGCCATCGATGACTATCATCGCATGAAGCTCTTCTCCCACATCTTCAGTGAGGTGGATATGAAAAACATTCCTGGTATGCACACCAGCTTAGGGGCAAAGATTGGTGGAGCCTTGCTCGCCGGACTTGCCATCACACATGAGCTGACCCATGACTTCCACCATCACAGTGGGCCATCCATTTTCATGGAGCATCATGGGCCTGACAGACCCCATGTGTATTTCAAGCCTGGTGTTGACTCACCGCAGGAGTTGGCATCGAGGGCTTTTGACGCAGGACTGAATGCTGGAGAACACGGCGTAGGATTAGGACACACAAGGTAAAAGGATTTATTCAGGATAACAAAATGGCAGAACTCACCTACGACGATTTCAAAAACAAGCTCAGTATTCAGGATGTGCTGATAGACGCTGGCTACACGTTGAACAGACGTGACGGCTTGCGCTATCCGTCGTATGTAAGGCTGGACAGCGAGGGCAGACGTATTCGTGGTGACAAGTTCATCGTTACTGCCAATGGCCTTTGCTGTTTCCAGCCGCCTACGCGGAAGAACTACAACGTCATCAGCTTCATCAAGGAGCATCCAGAAATGTTCTCCGACTACACGGCAGGCATGGATAAGGACAGACTCGTCAACCTTGTCTGCAACAGGCTTTTGAATAATCCTATCGAGGAAAGGGAAAAGAAGATTATCAATCCACAGCGTGACCTTCCTCCTTTCAAGATAGACGATTACAAGCTGCATCGTTTTGATGGCAATGACAGGGAAACGCAAAAGCCGTTCTATCCTTATTTCCAGCCAAGGGGCATCAACCTCAGTACGCAGTATGCCTTCCATCATCATTTTGTCCTTGCAGAACGCACTGTAGGCGACCAAACTTACAAAAACCTCTCCTTCCCCATGACCATTCCTGGATCTACAGACGGAAAGATTGTTGGTTTGGAAGAAAGGGGAAGAAGAAAGCAGGATGGCACATCTTACAAAGGCATGGCCAGAGGCTCCAATGCCAGTGAAGGTCTTTGGATTGCCAGTCCGATGGGCACCAAGCTACAGGATGCCAAGCGAGTCTTCATCTTCGAGAGTGCCTATGATGCAATGGCTTTCTATCAAATGCTGGCAGGTAAAGACAGTAATCTTACCACACAGGAAAAGAAGGAGCTTGTTGGTGGTGTCTATGCTTCTACGGGCGGTAATCCATCCGCAAAACAGTTTGAAGGATTATTGAGAACTGCCAAGGATGCCACTTTTCACATGGGCTTTGACATGGATGATGCTGGAATGAAGTTCGCAGACATGTTCAGGGATTTGGCAGAGAAAGCCAACGTCCCAAGTAACCGTGTCGTCCGTGAGGAAACAAATGACGGCTATAAGGACTTCAATGAGGAGCTGCTTGCCATGATCGAGAGTAAGAACCATCCGCTGGCAAAGGGCAATGTCCCTGAAGAATACAAGGCTTACGTGGATTCCTTCAGAAAAGGCACAGATGACATACCATCTACGAAAGATGTGCTTCATCCGAATAGTGAGCAGATTGACCTTCTTCCGAAGTCTGTCCAGAAGCTCTACGCCAGATATGAAGCCCTGTATGAAGATGCCTACGAGATACGTTCTTCCAGACTTGTTGCACCATGCGACAAAGAAGAAGCCATCAACCAGGCATCAGAGGCATGGAAGACTTTCAAGGAGAGTCTTTGCAAGGCTCTTGATATCAAGGAAGACACAGCAGCACTTGACGTGGAATCCGAAGATGTTGGCAATGACAAGAAGATACAGCATGACGTGGACTATACCACCAGTGTTGACGAGCAAGGCAACGTTGCTATGGAAGTAGAGACATCAGACCAGGAAGAGCGAAGACATTATCATCGGTAACTATGGAACAGGTAATCAGACGCTTCAACATCATCACGCTTCGCCCACATTGGGCGCAGTATATCATCAGTCAGGGATTGATGTTCCTTGTCAGTATGGTACTGTTCCTTGTAGCCGGACATGAAGCCATCACCTTCAAGGCTCCATTCCTGATACTTGGTACCATCACAACACTTATGATGCTTTATGGCTGTCTGTATCTGTGCAAGCTCAGGTTCATTGTTTCCTCTGAGCAGCTTATCATCCAGCATGGTATCTTCCATAGGACAAGCGACTACATTGAGCTTTACCGCATCGTGGACTTCA from the Prevotella sp. E15-22 genome contains:
- a CDS encoding glycosyltransferase family 2 protein, whose translation is MCVYNSETYLKRCIQSIQNQTYRDFEAIIIDDGSTDLTSKILDDIKDSRFRIFHRQHGYITSLNYGLQIVRGEYIARMDADDIMMPNRIETQVNVLDNNPEVAVCSSWIKIFGEGLEEKNIKKASGKLDCPYVQLLDSNYICHPATMIRKNFIDKHHIQYKEYIHAEDYKLWCDIALAGGDFWIIPEVLLAYRISSGQVSSKYYHEQNKTAMKIKKEILLTILNDDKITCHEELQKIYLELEKINNMRLLSGNTIFHIISVLSKEIHTYNRK
- a CDS encoding peptidase domain-containing ABC transporter; amino-acid sequence: MKFPHYVQHDSSDCGPTCLRMIAKYYGKTYSSEMLRNHSFISREGVSMLGISDAAEYIGFRTLGVKITFDQLANEAMLPCILHWNQKHFVVCYDIKKNWRGKYNIWIADPASQKLCYSEDEFKRCWLSTREDNEECGTALLLEPTPDFGKREDEIRKNKSVTSFFRYFFPYKKLLLQLILAMVAGSLFSLAFPFLTQAMVDKGINGRDMSIVTLILISQLMLFFAQLFIGFIRSWILLYINSRIDISLISDFLIKLMNMPLHFFDTKNTGDIMQRIGDHGRIKGFLMGNSISMVFQAVNLVIFTGILAYFNLKILFIFLTGNILHVLWILIFMKYRRELDLKRFNQSTNNQNKIIQLIQGMQDIKLNNCERQKRWEWEKIQVNLFKISVKGLKIGQIQQSGSIFFTKATDIIVSFIAASAVINGDMTLGMMMSLTFILGQVAGPIYEFISFAQSLQDAKISLERLNEIHSQEDEEQNIGDKLSVLPQTMDIEFKNVKFSYSGADRDFAIDDINLMIPEHKVTAIVGESGCGKTTLIKLLQGFYVPNSGSITIGGVALSSINPHLWRRATGSVMQESFIFSDTIAKNIAMCTDDVDVNRLYYAATMAKANDFITAFPMGYNTKIGMEGNGVSQGQRQRILIARAIYKNPELIFFDEATNALDTTNESEIMNNLREFYKGKTVVVAAHRLSTVKDADQIIVMKHAKIVETGTHAELIAKRGEYYTLVKNQLDLNA
- a CDS encoding DUF3405 domain-containing protein produces the protein MKQAILLLSNKTDYVVHERYSKLAKDYGHKADVYLLFDITKGYNKQDLVHFERVYSFDVNSMIDDGYIALIEGFLGNCHYPVLVFHKEHPEYDYCWIVEDDVIFTGNWSVLFESFSDDSSDLIATRIRTYEDEPAWSWWRSMRAGEGVTLTKDKMYACFIPIYRLSARAIECLDVEMRNGWRGHFEGVVPTVLIKNGLTLRDLNGKGYGLAERVNPHFYSDSTHDCSPLHVQSFKKNMIYHPIKEKVSKKTYQRYCLLSVVGEYSIHKEWITGNVRRNYDVHLIVNDMSFGKHYDDADFVYGKAGRKIELIKDYFDNHKYLLNQYDYFFIIDEMCRMNVEQINELFIEMAQNNYEFSLLGMTMPCLRQDAMMQAIESDPERSIMFFE
- the glf gene encoding UDP-galactopyranose mutase, whose product is MKYDYLTVGSGLFGVTFAYCAKQAGKSVLVIDSRPHIGGNVYQENVEGINVHKYGPHVFHTSNEEVWKFVNQFTKFNHFELHTIANYKGELYNLPFNMNTFHQMWEICTPEEAEKKIKDARREAKELLKFDEPRNLEEQALSLVGRDIYKKLIKEYTEKQWGRKCTDLPSFIIRRLPVRFTYDNNYFNDIYQGIPIDGYNKMIEKMLEGVDVMLNTNFFDSNDDKPNCKNWRNFADKLVYTGKIDDFFGNCYGNLDYRTVRFETEIINKPNYQGVAIMNFTSHDAPYTRIMEHKHFEKFGNEVYDNPKTAITREYSVEYETGMEPYYPINNDRNMELYAKYKALADKETDIIFGGRLAEYKYYDMAPTIENALKTWKKHMIV
- a CDS encoding M23 family metallopeptidase; translated protein: MKRTILMLLTSAFVQTICLAQFNTIGVGKNRHAIYTKKYPSEHRVVPKDSIRKVENTDCMLFNSGGASGMEGRKNISSHVSYPLNRIHVNSEFGMRLHPICHRYIMHNGIDLKARYENVYSMFPGIVTAASYSTGGGYFVTVNYGVCECSFLHLSRIDVQKGQKVFAGQKIAVSGNTGKHTTGAHLHISCKWNDTGQYFDPQILLVFITNVLQKYNNAK
- a CDS encoding DUF4099 domain-containing protein, with the translated sequence MQFTENEIPFQTLDRLGLTREMIEDLPVRITNDILEGRRSPVLPIMVIDQEGNEVKSRSRFKLIRKDDGNVDALFYPEIEKADLRLFSEQNRALLEKGKTIIATIPDKNGSMVRSFVQIDNETNQVLSAPVQVIARNLQFISEDIHLSEAEFNNLQNGEPVTFVRDDDDEPITVGIDLSNRTGVRVSPGDAKMWSEQRTRDWDKFTFGIYGCWVMGEDGNLDYVKEEDYTDELWNEQRKAGLRSMGHMR
- a CDS encoding toprim domain-containing protein, encoding MAELTYDDFKNKLSIQDVLIDAGYTLNRRDGLRYPSYVRLDSEGRRIRGDKFIVTANGLCCFQPPTRKNYNVISFIKEHPEMFSDYTAGMDKDRLVNLVCNRLLNNPIEEREKKIINPQRDLPPFKIDDYKLHRFDGNDRETQKPFYPYFQPRGINLSTQYAFHHHFVLAERTVGDQTYKNLSFPMTIPGSTDGKIVGLEERGRRKQDGTSYKGMARGSNASEGLWIASPMGTKLQDAKRVFIFESAYDAMAFYQMLAGKDSNLTTQEKKELVGGVYASTGGNPSAKQFEGLLRTAKDATFHMGFDMDDAGMKFADMFRDLAEKANVPSNRVVREETNDGYKDFNEELLAMIESKNHPLAKGNVPEEYKAYVDSFRKGTDDIPSTKDVLHPNSEQIDLLPKSVQKLYARYEALYEDAYEIRSSRLVAPCDKEEAINQASEAWKTFKESLCKALDIKEDTAALDVESEDVGNDKKIQHDVDYTTSVDEQGNVAMEVETSDQEERRHYHR
- a CDS encoding PH domain-containing protein; the encoded protein is MEQVIRRFNIITLRPHWAQYIISQGLMFLVSMVLFLVAGHEAITFKAPFLILGTITTLMMLYGCLYLCKLRFIVSSEQLIIQHGIFHRTSDYIELYRIVDFSESRDILEQLFGLKTVSIYSGDRTNPKLDIYGVKEKLDVVAIIRERVEYNKRRKGIYEITNR